A portion of the Haemophilus influenzae genome contains these proteins:
- a CDS encoding NAD(P)H nitroreductase, which produces MDALTLLTTRKSNKKLTTPAPNAEQLERIFEAAMRSPDHGKLHPYHFIVMENESLNKLETLLKAAVVEFDLGEEKLMKAENLAHRAPMVIGVVAKINPTIVKVPDWEQMLSAGCATYGIQLAAQAQGFDNVWISGKWVNGTALREAFGCREQDRVIALVMIGTSMEKAERECRVIDTKDFVTYL; this is translated from the coding sequence ATGGATGCACTTACACTTTTAACCACAAGAAAATCAAATAAAAAATTAACCACACCTGCACCTAATGCAGAACAGCTTGAGCGTATTTTCGAAGCAGCAATGCGTTCGCCAGATCACGGAAAATTACATCCCTATCATTTTATTGTAATGGAAAACGAGAGCTTAAATAAATTGGAAACGTTACTTAAAGCTGCCGTTGTAGAATTTGATTTGGGTGAAGAAAAATTGATGAAAGCTGAAAACCTAGCACATCGCGCACCTATGGTTATTGGTGTGGTAGCAAAAATCAATCCAACTATCGTTAAAGTGCCAGATTGGGAACAAATGCTAAGTGCGGGCTGTGCAACTTACGGAATACAACTGGCTGCTCAAGCACAAGGATTTGATAACGTGTGGATTTCAGGGAAATGGGTTAATGGCACTGCATTACGAGAAGCTTTCGGATGTCGTGAACAAGATCGTGTGATTGCGTTAGTCATGATTGGCACAAGTATGGAGAAAGCCGAACGTGAATGCCGAGTTATCGATACAAAAGATTTTGTAACCTATCTATAA
- a CDS encoding LicD family protein has translation MKKLTLREQQLVCLDILDYFHALCEKHQIHYSLGGGTLIGAIRHKGFIPWDDDIDVYMHRDEYQKFVDVWFQETHEYYNMETAENILAQYTGEMAKIFDCRTQITDAKGRKSPMFMDIFIYDGVPNEPKIIYPLMKKHRRIKLRFSSCKKRWLRSKENTLQRTILGKLSHFLFSKMQKNLAQFQIKYPIKQCDYIGLVLSDYGGWQKSYMPKEYFNHIVYKEFEGRQFQVMNGYHEHLTQYYGDYMQLPPEEDQKPHHIQEAYIL, from the coding sequence ATGAAAAAATTGACTCTCAGAGAACAACAACTCGTTTGTCTCGATATCTTAGATTATTTCCACGCTCTATGTGAGAAACACCAAATTCACTATTCTCTTGGTGGTGGAACATTAATCGGTGCTATACGCCATAAAGGCTTTATCCCTTGGGACGACGATATTGATGTATATATGCACCGCGATGAATATCAAAAATTTGTTGATGTTTGGTTTCAAGAAACTCACGAATACTACAATATGGAAACGGCAGAAAATATACTTGCTCAATATACCGGTGAAATGGCAAAAATTTTCGATTGTCGCACTCAAATAACAGATGCTAAGGGAAGAAAAAGCCCAATGTTTATGGATATATTTATCTATGATGGCGTACCGAATGAACCAAAGATCATCTACCCACTGATGAAAAAGCATCGAAGAATTAAACTTCGATTTTCTTCTTGTAAGAAAAGATGGTTAAGATCAAAAGAAAATACTTTGCAAAGAACGATACTTGGTAAATTAAGCCACTTTTTATTTTCCAAAATGCAGAAAAATTTAGCACAATTCCAAATAAAATATCCGATAAAACAATGCGATTATATTGGTCTTGTATTATCTGACTACGGTGGTTGGCAAAAATCTTATATGCCGAAAGAATATTTTAATCACATTGTTTATAAAGAATTTGAGGGGAGACAATTTCAAGTAATGAATGGATATCACGAACACTTAACGCAATATTACGGCGACTATATGCAACTTCCCCCTGAAGAAGACCAAAAGCCACATCATATTCAAGAAGCGTATATTTTGTAA
- the aroG gene encoding 3-deoxy-7-phosphoheptulonate synthase AroG translates to MAKGKIEIVVANDDTRIEKVDQVLPPIALLEKYPASEQAAALVKQTRHEAHNIIHGKDDRLLVVIGPCSIHDPKVAIEYATRLKPLREKYKDSLEIIMRVYFEKPRTTVGWKGLINDPYLNDTYRLNDGLRIARKLLSDINDLGVPAAGEFLDMITPQYLADFMSWGAIGARTTESQVHRELASGLSCAVGFKNATNGGVKVALDAIGAAEAPHNFLSVTKFGHSAIVSTKGNEDCHIILRGGDKGPNYSAEDVEKVCADIEKTGRIPHVMVDFSHANSSKQYKKQMDVCQDVCNQIASGSKQIFGVMVESHLVEGRQDLVDGKAQTYGQSITDACIGWEDSERLLQQLSDAVIARRKATSN, encoded by the coding sequence ATGGCTAAAGGGAAAATTGAAATTGTCGTGGCGAACGACGATACGAGAATTGAAAAAGTTGATCAGGTATTACCACCGATTGCATTATTAGAAAAATATCCAGCTAGTGAACAGGCTGCGGCATTAGTGAAGCAAACTCGTCATGAGGCACATAATATTATTCATGGTAAAGATGATCGTTTATTAGTCGTGATTGGGCCTTGCTCTATTCATGATCCGAAAGTTGCCATTGAATATGCGACTCGTTTAAAACCATTACGTGAAAAATACAAAGATAGCCTTGAAATTATTATGCGTGTGTATTTTGAGAAACCGCGTACAACGGTGGGTTGGAAAGGTTTAATTAATGATCCATATTTGAATGATACTTATCGTTTAAATGATGGGTTACGTATTGCACGGAAATTACTTTCAGATATTAATGATCTTGGTGTGCCTGCAGCGGGCGAGTTTTTAGATATGATTACACCTCAGTATTTGGCAGATTTTATGAGCTGGGGGGCGATTGGGGCTAGAACAACAGAATCACAAGTTCATCGTGAGTTGGCTTCAGGTTTATCTTGTGCTGTTGGGTTTAAAAATGCCACTAATGGTGGTGTGAAAGTCGCTTTAGATGCAATTGGTGCGGCTGAAGCTCCCCACAATTTCTTATCTGTCACTAAATTTGGTCATTCTGCAATTGTTTCTACAAAAGGGAATGAAGATTGCCATATTATTTTACGAGGTGGAGATAAAGGCCCTAACTATAGTGCTGAAGATGTAGAAAAAGTTTGTGCTGATATTGAAAAAACAGGGCGTATTCCACACGTTATGGTTGATTTTAGCCATGCAAACAGCAGTAAACAATATAAAAAGCAAATGGATGTTTGCCAAGACGTATGTAATCAGATTGCATCTGGTTCTAAACAAATCTTTGGCGTAATGGTGGAAAGCCATTTAGTGGAAGGTCGTCAAGATTTAGTTGATGGCAAAGCACAGACTTATGGGCAAAGTATTACGGATGCGTGCATTGGATGGGAAGATTCTGAAAGATTATTGCAACAACTTTCTGATGCAGTTATTGCTAGACGTAAAGCGACGAGTAATTAA
- a CDS encoding TorD/DmsD family molecular chaperone produces MSEKQINNFSLISRLFGNLFYRSPTDKVLADAFVWLQQKGLSQVWALDTDKESELALNSLQVKIDLNLLNEEYQKLFGANGKVMTAISAYGIDVEEFVNFRLVRNMPEVESADHFALLLLTASWLEDNSDSLVAQQEFFETFLLPCAAKFLTQVENQATLPFYRALALLTREILAAMADELEEE; encoded by the coding sequence ATGTCTGAAAAACAAATTAATAATTTTTCATTAATTAGTCGATTATTCGGTAATCTTTTTTATCGTTCTCCAACAGATAAAGTACTCGCTGACGCATTTGTTTGGTTACAACAAAAAGGTTTGAGTCAAGTTTGGGCGTTAGATACTGATAAAGAAAGTGAATTAGCGCTGAATAGCTTGCAAGTTAAAATCGATCTCAATTTATTGAACGAAGAGTATCAAAAATTATTTGGTGCGAATGGGAAAGTGATGACGGCTATTTCAGCTTATGGCATTGATGTTGAAGAATTTGTGAATTTTCGTCTTGTACGCAATATGCCAGAGGTGGAAAGTGCGGATCATTTTGCTTTATTATTGCTCACAGCCTCTTGGCTTGAAGATAATTCGGATTCTTTAGTGGCTCAACAAGAATTCTTTGAAACTTTTTTACTGCCTTGTGCAGCGAAGTTTTTAACTCAAGTAGAAAATCAAGCAACTTTGCCTTTTTATCGTGCATTGGCTCTTCTTACACGAGAAATATTGGCGGCAATGGCGGATGAATTGGAAGAAGAGTAG
- the sstT gene encoding serine/threonine transporter SstT — protein sequence MNTSRLFSLLFQGSLVKRIAAGLVLGIVVALISAPLQETIGFNLAEKVGVLGTIFVKALRAVAPILIFFLVMAALANRKIGTKSNMKEIIVLYLLGTFLAAFVAVIAGFAFPTEVVLAAKEDSSSAPQAVGQVLLTLILNVVDNPLNAIFKANFIGVLAWSIGLGLALRHASDATKNVLSDFAEGVSKIVHVIISFAPFGVFGLVAETLSDKGLVALGGYVQLLAVLIGTMLFTAFVVNPILVYWKIRRNPYPLVWTCVRESGVTAFFTRSSAANIPVNIELAKRLNLDEETYSVSIPLGANINMAGAAITITILTLAAVHTLGLEVSFVSALLLSIVAALCACGASGVAGGSLLLIPLACSLFGISDDVAAQMIGVGFIIGILQDSTETALNSSTDVLFTAAVCMEEERKNAA from the coding sequence ATGAACACATCACGTCTATTTAGTCTGTTATTTCAGGGTAGTTTGGTAAAACGAATTGCCGCTGGCTTGGTTCTTGGTATTGTTGTTGCATTGATTTCAGCACCATTACAAGAAACCATTGGTTTTAATCTTGCTGAAAAAGTTGGCGTATTAGGTACGATTTTTGTAAAAGCTCTGCGTGCCGTTGCACCAATTTTAATTTTCTTTCTTGTTATGGCTGCCCTTGCAAACCGTAAAATTGGTACGAAAAGCAATATGAAAGAAATAATTGTGCTTTACCTTTTAGGCACATTCTTAGCTGCATTTGTTGCTGTTATTGCTGGTTTCGCATTCCCAACGGAAGTGGTATTGGCTGCGAAAGAAGATTCAAGTTCTGCACCACAAGCCGTTGGTCAAGTGTTGCTAACATTAATTTTAAATGTGGTAGATAATCCATTAAATGCGATTTTCAAAGCAAACTTTATTGGTGTATTAGCATGGTCTATCGGTTTAGGTTTGGCTTTACGTCATGCATCTGATGCAACTAAGAACGTATTATCTGATTTTGCAGAAGGTGTATCAAAAATTGTTCACGTGATTATTTCTTTTGCGCCATTTGGTGTATTCGGTTTAGTGGCTGAAACCTTATCTGATAAAGGTTTAGTCGCATTAGGCGGTTATGTGCAATTACTTGCTGTATTAATTGGTACGATGTTATTTACTGCTTTTGTTGTAAATCCTATTTTGGTTTACTGGAAAATCCGTCGTAATCCTTACCCATTAGTGTGGACTTGTGTACGCGAAAGTGGGGTAACTGCATTCTTCACACGTAGTTCTGCAGCAAATATTCCAGTGAATATTGAATTAGCAAAACGCTTAAATCTTGATGAAGAAACTTATTCTGTTTCTATTCCATTGGGTGCGAACATTAATATGGCGGGTGCGGCGATTACTATTACTATCTTAACTTTAGCCGCAGTTCATACACTGGGCTTAGAAGTTTCCTTCGTTAGTGCACTTTTATTAAGTATTGTTGCAGCACTTTGTGCTTGTGGTGCATCTGGCGTAGCGGGCGGTTCATTATTATTAATCCCATTAGCATGTAGCTTATTTGGTATTTCTGATGATGTAGCAGCACAAATGATCGGTGTTGGTTTCATTATTGGTATCTTACAAGACTCAACTGAAACAGCATTAAACTCATCAACTGACGTATTATTTACTGCGGCAGTATGTATGGAAGAAGAACGTAAAAACGCAGCATAA
- a CDS encoding LexA family protein: MNNQTLATQYEMDFSYNPLPFFSDIEDNLKFNKKLDLNLYCIKRPKQTCFIHITNPNMLAWGIESGDMLVVEKNDDLYSGDLVVLEENNEFHVYEFMAHNGNYLFMALDSTTQNINTKDWSNLPIVGTVTNTIHQMKRRNKMKWAA; encoded by the coding sequence ATGAACAACCAAACTTTGGCTACACAATATGAAATGGATTTTTCTTATAATCCACTGCCTTTTTTCAGTGATATAGAAGATAACCTTAAATTCAACAAAAAATTAGATTTAAATCTTTACTGTATCAAACGTCCAAAACAAACTTGTTTTATTCATATCACTAACCCAAATATGTTGGCTTGGGGAATTGAAAGCGGCGATATGTTAGTCGTCGAAAAAAATGACGATCTTTATTCTGGTGATCTTGTTGTGCTAGAAGAAAATAACGAATTTCATGTCTATGAATTTATGGCGCATAACGGTAATTATCTTTTTATGGCATTGGATTCCACAACACAAAATATAAATACAAAAGATTGGTCAAATTTACCTATTGTCGGCACCGTAACCAATACGATTCATCAAATGAAACGTCGCAATAAAATGAAATGGGCAGCGTAG
- the sppA gene encoding signal peptide peptidase SppA, whose protein sequence is MFRVLKFCWKALCFIRDLVMNVVFLGFVLLLVAVISFSSGGKKSTTLTGEGALLVNLDGYLADNRDETLRWQDALSELNGEHVPRKISTFDVVFAIQQAEDDPKIKGLVLDLNYFEGADLPALDFIGGAISHFKDAGKPVIAYADNYSQGQYYLASFADEIYLNSIGSVDIHGLSQENLYFKEMLDKLAVTPHIFRVGTYKSAVEPFLRNDMSAEAKANMQRWLGEMWNNYVLSVSENRNIKKDNVLPNAKQYLSDLKALKGNSTAYAQQRGLVTDVVTRLDLDKKLTALFGKGSDGKANLIEFDDYLTQLPDRLEHYNVPNKIAVVNVEGAIIDGESDDENSGGDTIARILRKAYDDNSVKAVVLRVNSPGGSAFASEIIRQETENLQKIGKPVIVSMGAMAASGGYWISSTADYIIADENTITGSIGIFTMFPTFENSIKKIGVNADGVSTTELANTSAFSPLAKPVQDIYQTEIEHGYDRFLEIVSKGRQLSKTQVDKLAQGQVWLGSDAFQNGLVDEIGSFNEAVNKAEQLVNQRQDTAVQDFSVEWFTDDNVSLISTLLRDTKKGAQEQLAKWLGLPAPIQKLQKELNVLTKFNDPKGQYLYCLNCGKVQ, encoded by the coding sequence ATGTTTCGAGTATTAAAATTTTGTTGGAAAGCACTTTGTTTCATTCGTGATCTTGTGATGAATGTCGTGTTTTTAGGTTTTGTACTATTGCTAGTGGCGGTAATTAGCTTTTCAAGCGGTGGAAAAAAATCTACAACATTAACAGGGGAAGGCGCATTATTAGTTAATTTAGATGGCTATCTAGCGGACAACCGTGATGAAACACTTCGTTGGCAAGATGCGTTAAGCGAATTGAATGGCGAGCACGTCCCTCGAAAAATTTCGACTTTTGATGTGGTATTTGCCATTCAACAAGCGGAAGATGATCCTAAAATTAAAGGATTAGTGCTCGATCTTAATTATTTTGAAGGGGCGGATTTACCCGCATTAGATTTTATTGGTGGTGCTATCAGTCACTTTAAAGATGCAGGGAAACCAGTGATCGCCTATGCAGATAATTATTCACAAGGACAATATTATTTAGCGAGCTTTGCTGATGAAATTTATTTAAATTCAATTGGAAGCGTGGATATTCACGGTTTATCGCAAGAGAATTTGTATTTTAAAGAGATGCTAGACAAATTAGCCGTTACACCACATATTTTCCGCGTAGGGACTTATAAATCAGCAGTTGAACCATTTTTACGCAACGATATGTCGGCTGAGGCAAAAGCAAATATGCAACGTTGGTTAGGCGAAATGTGGAATAATTATGTTTTATCCGTCAGCGAAAATCGTAATATTAAGAAAGATAACGTTTTGCCGAATGCGAAACAATATTTATCGGATCTTAAAGCGTTAAAAGGCAATAGTACTGCTTATGCCCAACAACGTGGATTAGTAACCGATGTTGTAACTCGTTTGGATTTAGATAAAAAACTCACCGCACTTTTTGGCAAAGGAAGCGATGGAAAAGCGAACCTTATCGAATTTGATGATTATTTGACTCAACTGCCTGATCGCTTAGAACATTACAACGTACCGAATAAAATTGCGGTTGTGAATGTGGAGGGAGCGATTATCGATGGAGAAAGTGATGATGAAAATTCAGGCGGTGATACTATTGCGCGAATTCTCCGTAAAGCTTACGATGACAACTCAGTAAAAGCCGTTGTTTTACGAGTGAATTCACCAGGCGGTAGTGCTTTTGCTTCTGAAATTATTCGTCAAGAAACAGAAAACTTACAGAAAATCGGTAAGCCTGTCATCGTATCTATGGGCGCAATGGCAGCATCTGGCGGTTATTGGATTTCATCCACTGCAGATTATATTATTGCCGATGAAAACACTATTACAGGCTCTATCGGTATTTTCACGATGTTCCCGACTTTTGAAAATAGCATAAAGAAAATCGGAGTGAATGCAGATGGTGTTTCAACCACTGAATTAGCTAATACATCCGCGTTTTCTCCATTAGCAAAACCAGTGCAAGATATTTATCAAACAGAAATTGAGCATGGTTATGACAGATTTTTAGAAATTGTCAGCAAAGGTCGCCAGCTTTCTAAAACACAAGTAGATAAACTTGCTCAAGGTCAGGTTTGGTTAGGCAGTGATGCATTCCAAAATGGTTTGGTGGATGAGATCGGTTCTTTTAATGAAGCGGTCAATAAAGCAGAGCAATTAGTGAATCAACGCCAAGATACTGCCGTACAAGATTTTAGCGTGGAATGGTTCACTGATGATAATGTGAGTTTAATTAGCACCTTATTGCGCGATACTAAAAAAGGTGCGCAAGAACAGTTAGCTAAATGGCTTGGTCTGCCAGCTCCAATTCAAAAATTACAAAAAGAATTGAATGTATTAACTAAATTTAATGATCCTAAAGGTCAATATTTGTATTGTTTGAATTGTGGGAAGGTTCAGTAA
- the licB gene encoding choline transport protein LicB: MRGYLFGILSAVFWALSGLLYNELPLSEYTALGKVISLLFLIDFCSLLVIGITLWRKSAVDFQGVFWQPALSGVLGGPIGMSAYLLSIHYLTIYYAAPLSSLFPVFAALMSYWILKEKITKTAQFGFALAIISSSLLAIEVGQEITFNTIGFIFLIICILGWSSEIVISSYTMRSLSGLQVYFLRLCGSTIGYLLILFILSLKNFSLDILSFNYVQIAGVIIFGALSYCCYYQAIYLLKPIKAMALNITYSVWAIGLGYLLYKQPIKPITLLLTLLLSAGVIVTLYYKGEQK; encoded by the coding sequence ATGCGTGGCTATCTCTTTGGCATACTGTCCGCTGTATTTTGGGCATTATCTGGACTGTTGTATAATGAATTGCCATTAAGTGAATATACTGCGTTAGGGAAAGTAATTTCATTGCTTTTTTTAATTGATTTTTGCTCGTTATTAGTTATCGGCATCACATTATGGCGAAAAAGTGCGGTAGATTTTCAAGGTGTTTTTTGGCAACCTGCGTTATCTGGCGTATTAGGTGGACCAATAGGAATGTCTGCCTATTTATTAAGCATTCATTATTTAACAATCTATTATGCTGCACCGCTTTCATCTCTCTTTCCTGTTTTCGCTGCGTTAATGTCTTATTGGATTCTAAAAGAAAAAATTACCAAAACAGCCCAATTCGGATTCGCCTTGGCTATTATTTCTTCTTCGTTGCTTGCTATTGAAGTAGGACAAGAAATAACCTTTAATACTATCGGTTTTATTTTTTTAATAATTTGTATATTAGGGTGGTCATCTGAAATAGTGATATCCTCCTATACAATGCGTTCTCTCTCTGGACTTCAGGTGTATTTTTTAAGACTATGTGGTTCAACTATTGGTTATTTATTGATTCTATTTATTCTTTCCTTGAAAAATTTCTCACTAGATATACTTAGTTTTAATTATGTACAAATTGCTGGTGTAATAATCTTTGGGGCATTATCTTACTGCTGCTATTACCAAGCGATTTATCTGTTAAAACCAATCAAAGCAATGGCATTAAATATCACATATTCTGTATGGGCAATTGGACTTGGTTATCTGCTCTATAAACAGCCAATTAAGCCCATTACCTTACTACTCACCTTATTATTAAGTGCAGGAGTGATCGTTACACTTTATTACAAAGGGGAACAAAAATGA
- a CDS encoding NAD(P)H-dependent oxidoreductase, which translates to MNHLIIFAHPNSVRSFGRAIANCIEQISQENGVNVFFRDLYEMNFNPILSHEELQNANKGIIPEDIQQEHDFILQADLITLVYPLWWMGFPAILKGYLDRVLSHGFAYKTENGESVGLLKNKQMQQFITIGSNVDKYKEFGVDKSLNHCLINGLFNYCGIENVEFELFGDIHLIDDEARKAMIELAAQKTQAKLTALLKEKE; encoded by the coding sequence ATGAATCACTTAATTATTTTTGCTCATCCTAATTCAGTGCGTAGTTTTGGGCGAGCGATTGCCAATTGTATTGAGCAAATTAGTCAAGAAAATGGTGTAAATGTATTTTTTCGTGATCTTTATGAAATGAATTTCAATCCAATTTTATCTCATGAAGAATTGCAGAATGCTAACAAAGGTATTATTCCAGAAGATATTCAGCAAGAGCATGATTTTATTCTTCAAGCAGATTTAATTACGTTGGTTTATCCCCTTTGGTGGATGGGGTTCCCAGCAATTTTGAAAGGCTATTTAGATCGCGTATTAAGTCACGGTTTTGCCTATAAAACAGAAAACGGCGAATCAGTGGGGTTGCTCAAAAATAAGCAAATGCAGCAATTTATTACGATTGGCAGTAATGTTGATAAATATAAAGAATTTGGTGTGGATAAATCGCTTAATCATTGTTTGATTAATGGATTATTCAATTATTGTGGAATTGAAAATGTCGAGTTTGAATTATTTGGAGATATTCATTTAATTGATGATGAGGCGCGTAAGGCGATGATTGAACTTGCTGCTCAAAAAACTCAAGCAAAATTGACCGCACTTTTAAAGGAAAAAGAGTAA
- a CDS encoding NTP transferase domain-containing protein encodes MNAIILAAGLGSRFKDITQSTHKALLDIHGTPNLERTLAFLQQANIDKIVIITGHLHEQFEYLKKKYDCTLIYNEKYCEYNSIYSFSLAQDFFSDCYVIDADVVLNRNIFLTKPPHSTYFTVIRSKTHNEWLPILNSNGQVIRIEIGSLNQPSLSGVSYWTTRDCNIILNLLKEYINEVRLKNPKLYWDTIPMEYIDKLNVHTEQLNRDDIFEMDNLDDYQRILQKLTPNKEK; translated from the coding sequence ATGAATGCAATTATTTTGGCTGCAGGCCTAGGCAGTCGTTTTAAAGACATCACACAAAGCACACATAAAGCATTGTTAGATATTCACGGCACACCTAACTTGGAACGAACACTGGCGTTTTTACAACAAGCGAATATTGATAAAATTGTCATTATTACTGGGCATTTGCACGAACAATTCGAGTATCTAAAGAAAAAATATGACTGCACCTTGATTTACAACGAAAAATATTGCGAATATAACAGCATTTATTCCTTTTCTCTGGCACAAGACTTCTTTAGTGATTGTTATGTTATTGATGCGGATGTTGTGCTCAATCGTAATATTTTTCTAACGAAGCCACCACACAGTACATATTTCACAGTCATCCGTTCTAAAACGCACAATGAATGGTTACCGATTTTAAATAGTAATGGGCAAGTAATACGTATTGAGATTGGATCATTAAACCAGCCTAGCTTGTCAGGGGTATCTTATTGGACAACTCGGGATTGCAATATTATTCTAAATTTGCTCAAAGAATATATAAATGAAGTGCGGTTAAAAAATCCAAAACTTTATTGGGACACCATTCCGATGGAATATATAGATAAATTAAATGTTCATACGGAGCAACTTAACCGTGATGATATATTTGAGATGGATAACCTTGATGATTATCAGCGTATTTTACAAAAATTGACACCAAACAAAGAAAAATAA